The Corynebacterium jeddahense genome has a window encoding:
- a CDS encoding bifunctional riboflavin kinase/FAD synthetase, which produces MDILRGLANVPESFAETGTVVTIGVFDGVHRGHQLLISQAVATARELGVPCVVMTFDPHPVTIFAREHAPAALMPLDERARHIAELGVDDLLVIDFREELAGMSPEDYVTEVLAGLLHAKRVVVGENFTFGRDAAGTASTMAQLGSAAGIEVDVVQLLADGGVRVCSTAIREQLSGGDVHAATEFMGRHFSVIAPIERGAGRGGKELGYPTANQYAPETSAVPADGVYAGWLTIIDGATAGPIDGDMEPGMRYPAAISVGTNPTFGDARRSVESFVLDRDADLYGRLARVEFVGKVRDMVKFNSVDELLDNMARDVRTTREILGV; this is translated from the coding sequence CGGTGGTCACTATCGGCGTCTTCGACGGGGTGCACCGCGGCCACCAGCTGCTGATTTCGCAGGCGGTCGCCACCGCGCGGGAGCTCGGCGTGCCGTGCGTGGTGATGACGTTCGACCCGCACCCCGTGACCATTTTCGCCCGGGAGCACGCCCCGGCCGCGCTCATGCCGCTCGACGAGCGCGCCCGCCACATCGCGGAGCTCGGGGTGGACGACCTGCTGGTGATCGACTTCCGCGAGGAGCTCGCCGGCATGAGCCCCGAAGACTACGTCACCGAGGTACTCGCCGGGCTGCTGCACGCCAAGCGCGTGGTGGTGGGGGAGAACTTCACGTTCGGGCGCGACGCCGCGGGAACGGCGTCGACGATGGCGCAGCTCGGCAGCGCCGCGGGCATCGAGGTCGACGTCGTGCAGCTGCTTGCCGACGGCGGCGTGCGCGTCTGCTCTACGGCCATCCGCGAGCAGCTGTCCGGCGGCGACGTTCACGCCGCGACGGAGTTCATGGGGCGGCACTTCTCCGTCATCGCCCCGATCGAGCGCGGCGCCGGCCGCGGCGGCAAGGAGCTGGGGTACCCGACGGCGAACCAGTACGCCCCCGAAACCTCCGCCGTTCCCGCGGACGGGGTGTACGCCGGCTGGCTCACCATCATCGACGGCGCGACCGCCGGGCCGATCGACGGCGACATGGAGCCGGGCATGCGCTACCCGGCGGCGATCTCGGTGGGCACGAACCCCACGTTCGGGGACGCGCGCCGCAGCGTGGAATCGTTCGTCCTCGACCGGGACGCCGACCTGTACGGGCGTCTGGCGCGCGTCGAGTTCGTGGGCAAGGTCCGCGACATGGTGAAGTTCAACTCCGTCGACGAGTTGCTCGATAACATGGCCCGTGACGTGCGCACCACCCGCGAAATCCTAG